atattaagaagaAAACGGATGAAAAAGCCATGACAGTATTCCATGTGCATACTTTTCTTGCTTTATAGTATGTTGTTACTGTTGTTTTGTCAAATCCTCAATACACATTGCACAAGTTTCATAGCAATGCATTTTGCAATATATTTCCCTCAgcaaattgatttaaatcaaactGAACAGTATTTATAGAATATGTATTTGGATTTGAAGTTATTTATACATGAGTGAACAGCAAAATTGGTAAATCAGTGTAGTATTTTACATCAATAACTTAGGTCTATATTTCTTGGGAGTGGAGAATGTTAATTACTTCCCTTTAACTGTTAACACAAATGTACACCACTGCTGTTTaactttatacatatgtatCCAGTCCATATAAAGTGTATACCAATCTGAATGTAAATTTTGCAGGTCAAACAGTTTAGTACAAAAGATGTTTTAATTGATGTTATCTCTGcccaataatttatttttgttgttcaATCTTAAATTCATATACTGTTTTTGTAAGAACACACTTTTGTGTGttatttagggtcttccgtttccaacggaagaccctattgtttttgttaggtttctttttctctatttttcactattattattcttttttttcttaacatttttcttaaaactcaaatatctcaaatatgctacaatggatttttatgaaaatttcacgaataatacaaaatatcaaggtcttttatcatgtacatttttgttgatgacgtcacttccggtcggtcGTTACattcgtttttctttttgtaaaaagtgatcCTGTCCTCCCTTTTTCGCGAAAacgattaaagatagaatattgaaagtttcaggaatgatagatttttgaatttctagggccgatcaggtaaaactacgatcgtccgtcacttccggtccgctcaaacagcatttttggaaaattgtgttttaaattttttttaaatcaaataatctacaactttttttacatcagaatatgttttaaatttatcaaattttaatatgagcaggttgtccgtcacttccggtgacgaccggtcgtcaccggaagtgatTCTAACATTtcgatttttggaattttaaagcatatgcgttttgttgacatttttgtactgaatacaaaactgaaaactgttttaaaatcggactacgcattgcagagatattgaagtttaaaaatgacgttttccgGAAATCTGCATTTCGCAGAGTAGGTtgaaaattagtttaaaaggaagttaataTGATAGTAAATCGTAGCAAATGTCAACAGTTTAATTTAACCCTATCAGTTCAAAATTAAACGAAAGACCCACTTGTTGCTCGCAACAAGGTTCTTTCAGTTAATtcaggcattctcgagaaattaagcgtcaaaatTCTGTAGCGAGAGTCTGATTAGCTCAGTCGAttgagtcgtggacatggcccaggtgacccgggttcaagccccggtTGCCgcggatttttttttggctatttttcgcttagatctacgattttatctttgaagtgataagtttcatctaatctattaaaaaatcggacggaagacccactcgttgctcgcaacgagatcgtgtctagtttgcCTTTATATTTTGAGTCGTTCTTCTTACAGCTATGTTTGTATCTACAAGATCACCCAGGCCTGTTGGACAACTACACAGGCATTGTGAAAGTGTTTGAACATTTGTGTGAAAAAAGTATGAAAGCAAGGGATACCAATGACATTTTTGCCTTGAAAACTCATTATTACTCAGTTTTGTTTAAAACCGCCGGTAAAATGCAATCAGAGAAAGGAAGCATTGATGGCTTAATCAAATCGTAAGTAATCAGCTGTTTATAGAGATTTTACTACAGAAAATATTTCCCTGCGATTGAGAATTTTTCTTTGCATTGAACTTCGCACACACATAATGGATGTTTATGTGAAGAATTTccattacatttatataaacttATACTATTCATTAGACAaaaactgattaaaaaaaaattcttgtttttAAGATTAATCAAAGGAAGAGAGAGTGACGGGTTTCCTGAATTCCAAGAGAAGTTTCTGAGACAAGTGTTAAGAGAATTCCCCTATGCAGAGTCCGAATTACTCCAGCAAATGGTGCGAAACTTGGCAAACACTCAAATAGTGAGTATCAGTCTGTGAATTACTTTCATATACAATAAAGGGTTTTGTCCcttctgttttgtattttcagtTAGATAGACAgaaaactgaaattaaaaagaagtttATTCTTTTTATGAAAGCTCTTAAGTCACACACAAGTTCATCTATTTAGTTTTGTTGCAGATCAGGAGATTTTCGTTTCCGACCATACTTTCTTATTCTATACATCTTTTAGCTTCTATTTGACTCTGAACCAAAAGAACTCggagatattttaaaaaataatttggatATTTGTTATTAGCTTATTCATTAATATCCATTGTACAAAAAGCCCTGATAATCAATTGGTTTTGGTTGTTTGAAGCATAGCTAATTCAGCCAAATAATCAAAAGGGTCAAAGGTTGTGagtagaagaaataaaaaaatcaaggcGACAGAAAATTTGGTCACTTTGGATCATTTGTGTTTCTGAACGCACCTTATTTTTACATACCAGGtattatatttcattatcaTATCAGATGTAAATTTTCGTTGTTTAAACCTTGTTTCATAGCAATAAATGTCCTATATGTCTGTGTAGGGAGATCATCCGACAGCATTGTATGTCCTGTGTCAGGGAATCAACGGACAGAAGTTCATGGATGAGGACGATGTCTGTAGTACATGTGGAAGTCTTCGCGCCAAGAAGAAGTGCTCGGCCTGTAAAATGGTAAAGCTTTCTCCACAGTCATTGTAGATTCCATTCAAAATCCCTAAGGGGTTACTAAATAAACCAAAGCCTTGTTTATACTTGTATGTAAGTAACAAGTACTGTATTATTTCGGTAAAAGATGTATGAAGTGTGATTTGTATTTCCTTTGGGATTTATAAAGcaagatttttaatttatttaaggaataggCAAAGTGGAGTGAGGTTATTTAATAGGTGGATGTTTTTGTCCACTTTCTTATACATTGCAATGTTGTTTATTGTATGCATTTATATGTAGGTTTGTTACTGTGATCAGAGATGTCAGAAATTACACTGGAGCACACATAAAAAGTTCTGTAAGCAGTTAGCAggtatgatttttaaaagaatgaaaatcTATAGCTTTATATCCCAACTGTGTGAAGAAATTAGTTTGTACTTTGTATGCGCAAccttatttttttagtttattattataatgatgtgaatatatacatgaatatatataaaatattttatgatataaaagctagTTTTGAACTTTTTAGAGGAATATGTGCATTTGGAGGAGAAACGAAAAaaggaagaagaagaaaaacagAAACAAGAACAGCTTTTAAAGGAGCAACAGCAAAAAAGCAATACCCCAGGTTGGTgtgtatatttatgtttttttttggggggggggggtggggggtggggagGGGGGCATTTTCACAAACAGTGACCTAAATGTACGATCCTCTCTCTTGTTGCAGAAGACAAGAATATCTCattgttcattaaaatattgGTCTTTGGGAGTAGAGCATAGTTGGAGATTGACCTTTGATGCAACCTTTGATCATCCAATCACAGTTCACATAACATACTGTAATATGTTGGTTTGTTTTCAAACCAATAATTTTCTTTGGTTAAAGATGATGTCATGCATTAGGCATGAATATTCAAGATATTGATGACTTACGTGTTTAAGCAGCCAAGAGAGAGCTATAGAGACTCAGGACTGGCTTAAGATGATTGATTTGAATATTGGGGAGGGGGTGAGTGAGAGAATGGACTGCTTTGACATTTTTATGAACCaggttttccaaaggaaaaatctgGTTTTTGAAATGGGGAAGATGGTTGGCTGGCAAGCAGCTGCCAagagggtacccttattgtacggataacttccccatcagttttcaagatagcaagttgttgttttgctgatcaattgtacatatatcagagatgtgcatattggatttttatttttgataatttatgaaaaaatatcagctgttgaacttaatCATTTTCCCACAGAATACTGCATATAGGTTACTCCAGTTGTCATAAAAGATAACCCGTTTTGCTGTCATATTGACAGCATTTTACTTGTTGTAGATTTTTAAGCCTATGTGGATATATGCAACAATGTAGTTCTCTCACAACtctatttttttggggggggggggggggggcttcagataaaaaaaatcgttgaaGGCTATATTATTGCAGCTACCAATACTTTGTAAAGTGAATTGGTAATGATATTTTACTCATCATTTGTAGACAAAGTCATCACAAAGGATAAAGAAACAGAGGAGAGTTCTGACACCAGGGAAGATAACTCCGCTAAAGCTGTAGAACCATAATCAGAACTTTGTCGTCTCGATCACCATTCCATCCACATTGTAGTGTACTtatgttgtttttataaaagtaaCTAATTGgcaacaaaatatgaaattgttaTTAACTACTTATAATATCTTAAGGCATAAAAATAATTAGAGATGTACGTCAGTGTTTTTATTAATGTAACCGATATtagaatttcaaatacatgtattcttatatTGGTGCTAGATGTTAATGTTTATTGAAAAGTAGTCAGTTAGACTAATTGAAATAACAGGGCATTATATCAAATCATTTCGTTTTGATTAATAATGCAGTACATATCTGTCCATGTCAGTTttgaatttatacaaaaatcaatgtaaaataatgatattttcctGGTTTGGAGCTTTATCAAGATCATGTTCCGatgatgtttatttattgtCAAAACTTGTGTAGTAACGGAAAGATAAAAATTGAACAGATGTTGAGAGTATCAGATGAATGTTGGTAAatttataaaactatatatatattgatttttataactGGCCTACCGTTTTGAAGGAAACAGGTGTTCTACTTGTTACACACAATCAATTTGTAAATTGCATGTCCTGATGGGTGtcaatgtatataaatttttaaggttATGTTGTTTAAGTTTTCAGTATTGtttattatgtaataaaatatgcAACATTGACATTACCAAAGACTTTCATTTATGATAGGTTGCGCTAAGTTTGGATGAAGTTGACGAAGGGTTACCATTACATCAGTGTAATAGTGTACATCAACTTATTTGCAAATAGTTACATGACAGCCCTATAAGTGAGGTCTTAAAGCATGTTGAtg
This genomic window from Magallana gigas chromosome 5, xbMagGiga1.1, whole genome shotgun sequence contains:
- the LOC105341853 gene encoding ankyrin repeat and MYND domain-containing protein 2, translating into MKKPISEITVKMATTNKPKNVRESEQKLLDAIVNDNLDTVKTLLKDPDVRTDFTDDTGMTPLQHAAFRGRKEMVELLLANGADVNTDKHENSYSTLMFAALSGNTDVTRQVLEAGAKVDHVNSVGRTAAQMAAFVGQHQCVSVINNFFPKEKLLYYTKPQGFEKEPRLPPEMAPALCTMINMPDLHPVKLCLYLQDHPGLLDNYTGIVKVFEHLCEKSMKARDTNDIFALKTHYYSVLFKTAGKMQSEKGSIDGLIKSLIKGRESDGFPEFQEKFLRQVLREFPYAESELLQQMVRNLANTQIGDHPTALYVLCQGINGQKFMDEDDVCSTCGSLRAKKKCSACKMVCYCDQRCQKLHWSTHKKFCKQLAEEYVHLEEKRKKEEEEKQKQEQLLKEQQQKSNTPDKVITKDKETEESSDTREDNSAKAVEP